In endosymbiont of unidentified scaly snail isolate Monju, the following are encoded in one genomic region:
- the aroE gene encoding shikimate dehydrogenase, with amino-acid sequence MSDRYAVIGNPIEHSRSPEIHALFARQTGQDMEYGRILGSLDDFADDVRRFIAEGGRGLNVTVPFKEQAFALADERSERAQRAGAVNTLVFEGNRIRGDNTDGAGLVRDLGCNHRFAFAGSRILLLGAGGASRGVLFPLLEEGPAALVIANRTAHKALELAALADDPRVTGCGLDALAGQRFDLIVNGTAAGLAGGVPAIPDDCLAEDGWTYDMMYGREPTAFVRWGREHGAARALDGLGMLVEQAAESFLLWRGVMPDTGPVIDALRYY; translated from the coding sequence ATGAGCGACCGTTATGCCGTCATCGGCAACCCCATCGAGCACTCGCGCTCACCTGAGATCCATGCCTTGTTTGCGCGCCAGACCGGGCAGGACATGGAGTACGGGCGCATCCTCGGCAGCTTGGACGACTTCGCCGACGACGTGCGCCGCTTCATCGCCGAGGGCGGGCGCGGGCTGAACGTCACCGTGCCCTTCAAGGAACAGGCCTTCGCGCTGGCCGACGAGCGCTCGGAACGCGCGCAGCGTGCCGGCGCGGTCAACACCCTGGTCTTCGAGGGCAACCGCATCCGCGGCGACAACACCGACGGCGCCGGGCTGGTGCGCGATCTCGGCTGCAACCACCGCTTCGCCTTCGCCGGCAGCCGCATCCTGCTGCTGGGCGCAGGCGGCGCCTCGCGGGGCGTGCTCTTCCCCCTGCTCGAAGAGGGGCCGGCCGCGCTGGTGATCGCCAACCGCACCGCGCACAAGGCACTCGAACTGGCCGCCCTTGCCGACGACCCGCGCGTGACCGGCTGCGGCCTGGACGCGCTGGCCGGGCAACGCTTCGACCTGATCGTCAACGGCACCGCCGCAGGACTCGCCGGCGGGGTGCCCGCCATCCCCGACGACTGCCTGGCCGAGGACGGCTGGACCTACGACATGATGTACGGCCGCGAGCCCACCGCCTTCGTGCGCTGGGGGCGCGAGCACGGCGCCGCCCGCGCGCTCGACGGCCTGGGCATGCTGGTCGAACAGGCAGCCGAATCCTTCTTGCTGTGGCGCGGCGTGATGCCCGACACCGGCCCGGTGATCGACGCCCTGCGCTACTATTAA
- a CDS encoding M48 family metallopeptidase gives MNEQLEIEELTFEIRRSPRRKTIGITVDRDGELRLDVPVGVPRSLIEDVAEEKLFWVYKKLAEKGLYQRPRNRKEYVNGEGFHYLGRSYRLLLVKDVREHGNTPLKLANGRFLLLASERHHARAHFVAWYRTVGSAWLRRRVALYQERLGVEPEGIEVRDLGYRWGSCGEKGVLNFHWHTALLPPPIAEYIIVHELAHLVEKHHTPRFWRLVERVLPDYQTRKQWLAENGGAYGF, from the coding sequence ATGAACGAGCAACTGGAAATCGAGGAGCTGACCTTCGAGATCCGCCGCAGCCCCCGGCGCAAGACCATTGGCATCACCGTGGATCGGGACGGCGAACTGCGCCTCGATGTCCCGGTGGGTGTGCCGCGATCGTTGATCGAAGATGTCGCCGAGGAAAAACTGTTCTGGGTCTACAAGAAACTGGCGGAAAAGGGGCTTTACCAACGCCCTCGGAATCGCAAGGAATACGTGAATGGCGAGGGTTTCCACTATCTCGGCAGAAGTTACCGCCTGCTGCTGGTCAAGGATGTTCGGGAACACGGGAACACGCCCCTGAAGCTCGCCAATGGCCGCTTCCTGTTATTGGCATCTGAAAGGCATCACGCGAGGGCGCATTTCGTCGCCTGGTACCGAACCGTGGGCTCCGCCTGGCTCAGGCGGCGTGTCGCGCTGTACCAGGAACGTCTGGGGGTCGAACCGGAAGGGATCGAGGTACGAGACCTTGGATATCGCTGGGGGTCATGCGGTGAAAAAGGCGTACTGAACTTTCACTGGCATACGGCACTTCTCCCACCACCCATTGCCGAGTACATCATCGTTCATGAGCTGGCTCATCTCGTCGAGAAGCACCACACACCACGATTCTGGCGTCTGGTGGAGCGCGTGTTGCCGGATTACCAGACAAGAAAACAGTGGCTGGCCGAAAACGGCGGGGCGTACGGCTTCTAG
- a CDS encoding tetratricopeptide repeat protein yields the protein MLQGQLARQRPAMLRTLLDQWQVDAVILRHQGTIPIPPGDPEWWLVAYDADSVVWLRAALARRHGLGDLGFDPFRPVLRVPREALSQAIGRLRRLLAADRRNPLAWTHLAELLIRRGDPAEAGEIEAALALAIAQDPEQARPRLRLTQWRQRRGRPANEVLASLLPWTRQTRARNLVGYEPAIARLLLEAGQPDTALQVLRPDDWQRMQELNRHAEVWMTRARAHHRLGDPARAERATRIAGWLALDAGPATQARYRRLLEELASPQKQTPGTDARCGWNDWLGC from the coding sequence ATGCTGCAAGGCCAGCTGGCACGCCAGCGACCGGCCATGCTGCGTACCCTGCTGGATCAGTGGCAGGTGGACGCGGTGATCCTGCGTCATCAGGGGACCATCCCCATTCCCCCCGGCGATCCCGAATGGTGGCTGGTGGCCTACGACGCCGACTCGGTGGTCTGGCTGCGCGCCGCACTGGCCAGGCGACACGGGCTGGGCGACCTGGGCTTCGACCCTTTCCGGCCGGTATTGCGGGTACCACGCGAGGCGCTGTCGCAGGCGATCGGTCGCCTGCGCCGCCTGCTCGCCGCCGATCGGCGCAACCCCCTGGCCTGGACCCACCTGGCCGAACTGCTGATCCGCCGTGGTGATCCTGCCGAGGCAGGAGAAATCGAGGCCGCTCTGGCGCTCGCCATTGCCCAGGACCCGGAACAGGCGCGACCGCGGCTGCGCCTGACACAGTGGCGACAACGCCGGGGACGCCCCGCCAACGAGGTGCTGGCCTCCCTCCTGCCCTGGACGCGGCAGACCCGGGCACGCAATCTGGTCGGCTACGAACCCGCGATCGCGCGCCTGTTGCTCGAGGCGGGACAGCCGGATACCGCGCTGCAGGTACTGCGCCCGGACGACTGGCAGCGGATGCAGGAATTGAATCGTCATGCCGAGGTCTGGATGACCCGGGCACGGGCACATCACCGGCTGGGAGACCCGGCGCGCGCCGAACGGGCCACGCGCATCGCCGGCTGGCTGGCCCTGGATGCCGGCCCGGCGACACAGGCACGCTACCGTCGCCTGCTCGAAGAGCTGGCATCACCACAGAAGCAGACACCAGGAACCGACGCACGCTGTGGATGGAACGACTGGTTGGGATGCTGA
- the hemB gene encoding porphobilinogen synthase, translated as MSMDTQAFGGYPATRMRRMRRDDFSRRLMRETTLTPDDLILPVFVLEGEGQREAVASMPGVERLSIDLLVREAREIAALGIPAMAIFPVTPPEAKSEDAAEAYNPDGLAQRAVRALKDEVPELGVITDVALDPFTTHGQDGLIDDSGYVLNDETVEVLVKQALSHAEAGADVVAPSDMMDGRIGAIREALEAAGHIHTRILAYSAKYASAYYGPFRDAVGSAANLGKGNKFTYQQDPANSDEALREVALDLAEGADMVMVKPGMPYLDVVRRVKDRFGVPTFVYQVSGEYAMHKAAALNGWLDERAVVMESLVCIKRAGADGILTYFARQAAEWLNE; from the coding sequence ATGAGCATGGACACCCAGGCCTTCGGCGGCTACCCCGCCACCCGCATGCGGCGCATGCGCCGCGACGACTTCTCGCGCCGCCTGATGCGCGAGACCACCCTCACCCCCGACGATCTGATCCTGCCGGTGTTCGTGCTCGAGGGCGAGGGCCAGCGCGAGGCAGTGGCCTCCATGCCCGGCGTGGAACGCCTGAGCATCGATCTGCTGGTGCGCGAGGCACGCGAGATCGCCGCGCTGGGCATCCCCGCGATGGCGATCTTCCCGGTGACCCCGCCCGAGGCGAAGAGCGAGGACGCCGCCGAGGCGTACAACCCCGACGGCCTGGCCCAGCGCGCGGTGCGCGCGCTCAAGGACGAGGTACCGGAGCTGGGCGTGATCACCGACGTGGCGCTCGATCCCTTCACCACGCATGGGCAGGACGGTCTGATCGACGATTCCGGCTATGTGCTCAACGACGAGACGGTCGAGGTGCTGGTGAAACAGGCGCTGTCGCACGCCGAGGCCGGCGCCGATGTGGTCGCGCCCTCGGACATGATGGACGGACGCATCGGCGCTATCCGCGAGGCGCTGGAGGCGGCCGGTCACATCCATACCCGCATCCTCGCCTACTCGGCCAAGTACGCCTCGGCCTACTACGGCCCCTTCCGTGACGCGGTGGGCTCGGCCGCCAACCTGGGAAAGGGCAACAAGTTCACCTACCAGCAGGACCCGGCCAACAGCGACGAGGCACTGCGCGAGGTGGCCCTCGACCTGGCCGAAGGCGCGGACATGGTGATGGTCAAACCCGGCATGCCCTATCTGGACGTGGTGCGCCGGGTAAAGGACCGGTTCGGCGTGCCCACCTTCGTGTACCAGGTGAGCGGCGAATACGCCATGCACAAGGCCGCCGCACTCAACGGCTGGCTGGATGAACGGGCGGTGGTGATGGAATCGCTGGTGTGCATCAAGCGGGCCGGCGCCGACGGCATCCTGACCTACTTCGCAAGGCAGGCAGCGGAGTGGCTCAATGAGTGA
- a CDS encoding HPP family protein, whose product MSEQQRKQEETTAVPWTRRILISGRSERRRYHGQRVRATPGQLLAAWLGAFAGIGLLASAVALFPGLDLLVIGSFGASAVLLYAAPRAPFAQPRNLIGGHLISALIGVTCYRYLPDLSMLQEGVAVATAIVAMMLTHTVHPPGGATALIAVIGSEHIHSLGYGYVMPVLTGALVLLMVALVSNNLLEAGSYPDRWD is encoded by the coding sequence ATGAGTGAACAGCAACGCAAACAGGAAGAGACCACCGCCGTTCCCTGGACCCGGCGCATCCTCATCTCCGGCCGCTCGGAACGCCGCCGTTACCACGGCCAGCGCGTGCGTGCCACGCCGGGGCAATTGCTCGCCGCCTGGCTCGGCGCCTTTGCCGGCATCGGCCTGCTGGCCAGCGCGGTGGCACTGTTTCCCGGCCTGGACCTGCTGGTGATCGGCTCCTTCGGGGCCTCGGCGGTGCTGCTCTATGCCGCGCCGCGTGCGCCCTTTGCGCAGCCGCGCAACCTGATCGGCGGGCACCTGATCTCGGCACTGATCGGGGTCACCTGTTACCGCTACCTGCCCGACCTGTCGATGCTGCAGGAGGGGGTCGCGGTGGCCACCGCCATCGTCGCCATGATGCTCACCCACACGGTGCATCCGCCGGGCGGGGCGACCGCACTGATCGCGGTGATCGGCTCCGAGCACATCCACTCGCTGGGCTACGGCTATGTCATGCCGGTGCTGACCGGCGCGCTGGTACTGCTGATGGTGGCGCTGGTGAGCAACAACCTGCTGGAGGCCGGCAGCTATCCCGACCGCTGGGACTGA